The following is a genomic window from Luteolibacter yonseiensis.
TAGAAGCCCTTCTCATCGCCTCGCAGAATCCTCTCCCGTCCGAGGAAATCGCGAGGCTGGTGCGCGCCCGCGTCGCCGAGGCGGAGGACATCCGCATCCGGGAAACCGAGGAGGGCAAGGCCCCGGAAGTCCTGCCGGAATGGCTCACCGGCCTGACGGCCACCTCCGCGGAAAAAATCGCGGCGGCCATCGGCGAACTGAACGACGCCTACACGGAAAGCGGACGCGCCTTCACCATCATCGAGCGGCCCAAGGGCTGGAAACTCTACACCCGCCTCGAATACGGCGAATTCGTCCGCCAGCTTTTCCCCGGCCGCAAGCCGGAGCGCATGAGCGGCCCGGCGATGGAGACGCTGGCCATCATCGCTTACCGTCAACCGATTACGAAAGCCGCCATCGAGGCCGTGCGCGGCGTGGCGTGCGACGGCATGATCCAGAAACTCCTCGACCGCGACCTGATCCGCATCGGCGGCCGCGCGGAGCTTCCCGGACGTCCGCTGCTCTACGAGACGACCGACCTTTTCTTCGAACACTTCGGCATCCGCTCCATCGACGACCTGCCGAACGCCTCCGAACTGCGGAAGGTGAAGCTCCCCGAACCGGAAACCGCCCCACCTCCCGCTCCCGCGGAATCCGAGCAACAGCTCGCCCTCGGCCCCGTCGGCAGCCCCGCCGCGGCCGCCGCCTCCCACGACGATTAATCCCAGCCCGAAATTTCCCCGTGAATCTCGACGACATCCGCCAGAACATCGACAAGATCGACCGCGATCTCCTTGACCTGCTTTCCCGCCGCGCGGACCTGGTCCACGAGGTCGGGGTGGTGAAAAAACGCGACGGCCT
Proteins encoded in this region:
- the scpB gene encoding SMC-Scp complex subunit ScpB — translated: MQLSAIVEALLIASQNPLPSEEIARLVRARVAEAEDIRIRETEEGKAPEVLPEWLTGLTATSAEKIAAAIGELNDAYTESGRAFTIIERPKGWKLYTRLEYGEFVRQLFPGRKPERMSGPAMETLAIIAYRQPITKAAIEAVRGVACDGMIQKLLDRDLIRIGGRAELPGRPLLYETTDLFFEHFGIRSIDDLPNASELRKVKLPEPETAPPPAPAESEQQLALGPVGSPAAAAASHDD